The following proteins are co-located in the Acidimicrobiales bacterium genome:
- a CDS encoding ferritin-like domain-containing protein: MPVASEGYHEPIERLRAETMDHHRAITSLMEELEAVDWYDQRVDATDDDELRAILAHNRDEEKEHAAMILEWLRRNDPTFDEQLRTYLYSEGPITEAEAEAMSDAESPERPSATAADSLGMGNLRGEELQ, from the coding sequence ATGCCTGTGGCCAGCGAGGGGTATCACGAACCGATCGAGCGTCTACGAGCCGAGACGATGGACCACCACCGGGCGATCACCTCGCTCATGGAGGAGCTCGAGGCGGTCGACTGGTACGACCAGCGGGTCGACGCCACCGACGACGACGAGTTGCGGGCCATCCTCGCCCACAACCGCGACGAGGAGAAGGAGCATGCGGCGATGATCCTGGAGTGGCTGCGCCGCAACGACCCCACCTTCGACGAGCAGCTGCGCACCTACCTGTACTCCGAGGGACCGATCACCGAGGCCGAGGCCGAAGCCATGTCCGACGCCGAATCCCCTGAGCGCCCCTCCGCGACCGCCGCCGATTCGCTCGGGATGGGCAACCTGCGAGGAGAAGAGCTGCAATGA
- a CDS encoding mechanosensitive ion channel family protein, whose translation MLTQVVEPDVVDACGEEPSWVCRWVLENTESSSLATAADFLLARPAKILVILVVAWILNRLVRRAIRRFTQHLAEPDVRSLGAFSRFTPSVFAPPTEVDLRAAARAETLDSVLRSLSTAVIWVFAGLMALGQLDINLGPLIAGAGVAGVAIGFGAQSLVKDFLSGIFMLIEDQYGVGDVIDVGEAIGVVEGVTLRTTRIRGLDGSVWHVPNGGIARVGNLSQEWSRALLDIEVAYGTDLTLAREVILTVALEVQRDPAWAELILEPPEIWGIESLGADGVAIRLVVTTKPGEQWGLQRELRGRIKDTFDREGIEIPFPQRTVWFRDESGGEGSGGEGAEQASPPPEPSSEATHPEAHTAKGDRAEGGE comes from the coding sequence ATGCTGACCCAGGTCGTGGAACCCGATGTCGTGGATGCCTGTGGCGAGGAACCCAGCTGGGTGTGCCGCTGGGTGCTCGAGAACACCGAGAGCTCGTCGCTGGCCACCGCCGCCGACTTCCTGCTGGCCCGCCCCGCCAAGATCCTGGTCATCCTCGTGGTGGCCTGGATCCTCAACCGGTTGGTGCGCCGGGCCATCCGAAGGTTCACCCAGCACCTGGCCGAGCCCGACGTGCGCAGCCTCGGGGCCTTCAGCCGATTCACCCCTTCGGTGTTCGCCCCTCCGACCGAGGTCGACCTCCGCGCCGCCGCCCGGGCCGAGACCCTCGACAGCGTGCTGCGCAGTCTGAGCACTGCTGTCATCTGGGTCTTCGCCGGGCTGATGGCCCTCGGGCAGCTGGACATCAACCTCGGTCCACTGATCGCCGGTGCCGGTGTCGCTGGGGTCGCGATCGGCTTCGGCGCGCAGAGCCTGGTGAAGGACTTCCTGAGCGGCATCTTCATGCTCATCGAGGACCAGTACGGGGTGGGTGACGTGATCGACGTGGGGGAGGCGATCGGGGTCGTCGAGGGGGTCACATTGCGCACCACCAGGATCCGGGGGCTCGACGGTTCGGTGTGGCACGTTCCCAACGGTGGGATCGCCAGGGTCGGCAACCTCTCCCAGGAGTGGTCGCGGGCGCTGCTCGACATCGAGGTCGCCTACGGCACCGACCTCACCCTCGCCCGCGAGGTCATCCTCACGGTCGCGCTCGAGGTTCAGCGCGATCCCGCCTGGGCCGAGCTGATCCTCGAACCCCCCGAGATCTGGGGGATCGAGTCGCTCGGTGCCGACGGCGTGGCCATCCGGCTGGTGGTCACCACCAAGCCGGGCGAGCAGTGGGGCCTGCAGCGCGAGCTGCGGGGACGCATCAAGGACACCTTCGACCGCGAAGGGATCGAGATCCCGTTCCCACAGCGCACCGTGTGGTTCCGCGACGAGTCCGGGGGCGAGGGGTCCGGTGGCGAGGGGGCAGAGCAGGCGTCGCCGCCGCCGGAGCCCTCGTCCGAGGCGACCCATCCCGAGGCCCACACCGCCAAGGGCGACCGGGCCGAAGGCGGCGAATGA